A genome region from Hypnocyclicus thermotrophus includes the following:
- a CDS encoding 2-isopropylmalate synthase, with amino-acid sequence MKKIKIFDTTLRDGEQAAGVNLNLKEKILIAKQLEAMGVDIIEAGFPIASNGDFESVREIAKVIKKSTVAGLARARKEDIDRAYEALKYAKKPRIHTFIATSDIHMKYKLKMSKEEVLNQAYEMVKYAKSYFDDIEFSAEDAYRSDPDFLCEIYAKVIEAGATTLNIPDTVGYALPEDFGRFIKYIIDNTKGIENVDVSVHCHNDLGLAVANSLAAIRAGATQVECTVNGIGERAGNAAMEELVMTLKLKKDVLSVETNIDTTHIHRISTLVSSLTGMNIQANKAIVGANAFAHESGIHQDGVLKEKSTYEIISPEDIGLKKELNLVLGKHSGKHAFENSLKEMGIELESEELLEAFKKFKDLADKKKHVTTRDVEAIVNNKTYFKEVYKLKSFQLNSGNNMTCTGMIELIKGEEIIKEVAIGEGSIDALFKAIERVTNLKVELKDYSIKSVTGGKDALGEVTVRLAYENNNTTGKAIDEDIIQASINAYLNAINKMLDNIKN; translated from the coding sequence ATGAAGAAAATAAAAATATTTGACACAACACTTAGAGATGGAGAACAAGCGGCTGGAGTAAATTTAAATTTAAAAGAAAAAATTTTAATAGCAAAACAATTAGAAGCAATGGGAGTAGATATAATAGAAGCTGGATTTCCAATTGCATCAAATGGAGATTTTGAATCAGTAAGAGAGATAGCTAAAGTTATAAAAAAATCAACAGTAGCAGGACTTGCAAGAGCAAGAAAAGAAGATATAGATAGAGCATATGAGGCACTTAAATATGCCAAAAAGCCTAGAATTCATACATTTATTGCTACGTCTGATATTCATATGAAATATAAATTAAAAATGAGTAAAGAGGAAGTATTAAATCAAGCATATGAAATGGTAAAATATGCAAAATCATATTTTGATGATATTGAGTTTTCTGCAGAAGATGCGTATAGAAGTGATCCTGATTTTTTATGTGAAATATATGCAAAAGTAATAGAAGCAGGAGCAACGACTTTAAATATACCAGATACAGTAGGATATGCATTGCCAGAAGATTTTGGAAGATTTATAAAATATATTATAGATAATACAAAAGGGATAGAAAATGTAGATGTAAGTGTACATTGTCACAATGACCTTGGTTTAGCAGTCGCTAATAGCTTAGCTGCAATAAGAGCAGGAGCAACACAGGTAGAATGTACAGTTAATGGAATAGGTGAAAGAGCAGGAAATGCTGCTATGGAAGAACTTGTAATGACTTTAAAATTAAAAAAAGATGTATTAAGTGTAGAAACTAATATAGATACTACTCATATACATAGAATAAGTACATTAGTTAGTAGTCTTACAGGTATGAATATACAAGCAAATAAAGCAATAGTTGGTGCAAATGCTTTTGCACATGAATCAGGAATACATCAAGATGGTGTACTAAAAGAAAAGTCAACATATGAAATAATTTCACCAGAAGATATTGGATTAAAAAAAGAGTTGAATTTAGTCCTTGGTAAACATTCAGGAAAACATGCTTTTGAAAATTCATTAAAAGAAATGGGGATAGAATTAGAATCAGAAGAATTATTAGAGGCATTTAAAAAATTTAAAGATTTAGCGGATAAGAAAAAACATGTGACTACAAGAGACGTTGAAGCAATAGTTAATAATAAAACATATTTTAAGGAAGTATATAAATTAAAATCGTTTCAATTAAATAGCGGAAATAATATGACTTGTACCGGAATGATAGAATTAATAAAAGGTGAAGAAATTATTAAAGAAGTAGCTATTGGAGAAGGATCTATAGATGCATTATTTAAAGCAATAGAAAGGGTAACAAATTTAAAAGTTGAATTAAAAGATTATTCTATAAAATCAGTGACAGGTGGAAAAGATGCACTTGGAGAAGTAACAGTAAGATTAGCTTATGAAAATAATAATACTACAGGGAAAGCAATAGATGAAGATATAATTCAAGCAAGTATAAATGCATATTTAAATGCAATAAATAAAATGTTAGATAATATAAAAAATTAA
- a CDS encoding restriction endonuclease, producing the protein MFLELNQEVTNKEIAEIFQCSNQGGIRKSNKTKTVVIIAKFLDCSYVHKKAGDILYFVGIGKKGDQQLIRQNKSLYNAEKEGYSIHCFELYEENKYIYKGEMSLVKEVFTEEQVDDNGKMRQVLIFPLKYKDI; encoded by the coding sequence ATGTTTTTAGAATTAAATCAAGAAGTAACAAATAAAGAGATAGCAGAAATATTTCAATGTAGTAATCAGGGTGGAATAAGAAAAAGTAATAAAACAAAAACTGTAGTAATAATAGCAAAATTTTTAGATTGTTCATATGTGCATAAAAAAGCAGGAGATATACTATATTTTGTAGGAATAGGTAAAAAAGGTGATCAGCAATTAATAAGACAAAATAAATCTTTGTATAATGCGGAAAAAGAAGGTTATTCTATTCATTGTTTTGAGCTTTATGAAGAAAATAAATATATTTATAAAGGGGAGATGAGTTTAGTAAAAGAGGTTTTTACAGAAGAGCAAGTAGACGATAATGGAAAAATGAGGCAAGTTTTAATTTTTCCATTAAAATATAAAGATATATAA
- the sfsA gene encoding DNA/RNA nuclease SfsA, translated as MKKILNIPIDKKGIFLERPNRYLSKVKIDNEIIEAHVHDPGRLKELLFENNKVYLQKAINPNRKTKWDVIAADSGDGEKILINSKFHRYISEKILNDFEISPFGKIDSIKAEVKYKNSRIDYLLEKGNKKIWVEVKGVSLSQDKIAKFPDAPTKRGQKHLKELIELKKTGDRTAIMFLILRNSIKFRPKYETDKEFAKLFYLAKEKGVEIYPILLEYKDKWIYYKKLIDIAEIDEVEKEKE; from the coding sequence ATGAAAAAAATTTTAAATATTCCAATAGATAAAAAAGGGATTTTTTTAGAAAGACCTAATAGATATTTATCAAAAGTAAAGATAGATAATGAAATTATAGAGGCACATGTACATGATCCAGGGCGATTAAAAGAGTTATTATTTGAAAATAATAAAGTTTATTTACAAAAAGCTATTAATCCAAATAGAAAAACGAAATGGGATGTAATAGCAGCTGATAGTGGAGATGGAGAAAAAATTTTGATAAATTCAAAATTTCATAGATATATATCAGAAAAAATTTTAAATGATTTTGAAATAAGTCCTTTTGGAAAAATTGATAGTATAAAAGCTGAGGTAAAATATAAAAATAGTAGAATTGATTATTTATTGGAAAAAGGTAATAAAAAAATTTGGGTAGAAGTAAAAGGTGTATCATTATCACAAGATAAAATAGCAAAATTTCCAGATGCTCCAACAAAAAGAGGGCAAAAACATTTAAAAGAACTTATAGAATTGAAAAAAACTGGTGATAGAACAGCTATTATGTTTTTAATTCTAAGAAATTCTATTAAATTTAGACCAAAATATGAAACAGATAAAGAGTTTGCTAAACTTTTTTATTTAGCAAAAGAAAAAGGGGTAGAAATTTATCCTATATTATTAGAATATAAAGATAAATGGATATATTATAAAAAATTGATAGATATAGCAGAAATAGATGAAGTGGAGAAAGAAAAAGAGTAA
- a CDS encoding DUF6941 family protein, which produces MSTKLKYFIAGEAGGLNKQTGRIDMHGIFDVLTSPIFPIVIPNMAILIGIEANGKEQTLELRLNSPKDELLGKIQVTFPPTYPGLTAKQTLKLEKLPVILKGKYTVDILEVKAKGGYQFIATEDLFTAVFPPKREFKEGEIEEILKRDDVIKTVITDYKVPDNEKVFKFQLSLDPNEKLPEGVQPFPQDDKLVVDGKEYDLTGIRRNVEWMFGRKKQQPQSEENVETENSNKNIN; this is translated from the coding sequence ATGTCAACTAAATTAAAATATTTTATAGCTGGAGAAGCTGGCGGATTAAACAAACAAACTGGAAGAATAGATATGCATGGAATTTTTGATGTTCTTACATCCCCTATATTTCCTATTGTTATTCCTAATATGGCTATATTAATTGGAATAGAAGCAAATGGAAAAGAACAAACTTTAGAATTAAGATTAAACAGTCCAAAAGACGAATTATTAGGAAAAATACAAGTAACTTTTCCTCCTACATATCCTGGACTTACAGCTAAACAAACTTTAAAACTTGAAAAATTACCTGTTATTTTAAAAGGAAAATACACTGTTGATATATTAGAAGTAAAAGCAAAAGGTGGATATCAATTTATTGCTACAGAAGATTTATTTACGGCTGTATTTCCACCAAAAAGAGAATTTAAAGAAGGAGAAATTGAAGAAATTTTAAAAAGAGATGACGTTATTAAAACTGTTATCACTGATTATAAAGTACCAGACAATGAAAAAGTATTTAAATTCCAATTAAGTCTTGATCCAAATGAAAAATTACCAGAAGGAGTTCAACCATTTCCTCAAGATGATAAGCTTGTTGTAGATGGAAAAGAATATGATTTAACTGGTATCAGAAGAAATGTTGAATGGATGTTTGGTAGAAAGAAACAGCAACCTCAATCAGAAGAAAATGTTGAAACTGAAAATAGTAATAAAAATATAAATTAA
- a CDS encoding DUF1385 domain-containing protein produces MNEKKVKNVGGQAVIEGVMMKSPDRIATAVRRSNGEIVYKVKELSKNNKFLSKIPFIRGGFILIESLFVGIKELTFSANQFEEEEEDLSDFQLALTVFVSMSLGVGLFILLPSFISNFIFQNSLSSANILEAILRMIFFIVYIKLISFSKDIKRVFQYHGAEHKSIYTFENNEKLTKENAKKYTTLHPRCGTSFLLIVMIISIIIYSLVDIFLPTPDTLLMKQVMKLSTRILLLPFVAGASYEFQKYTSRHLKNPIIRLLAAPGLKLQNITTKEPDFDQLEVGVVALRAALGETIENAKDITEEELQ; encoded by the coding sequence ATGAATGAAAAAAAAGTGAAAAATGTTGGTGGCCAAGCTGTAATTGAAGGTGTTATGATGAAAAGTCCTGATAGAATAGCTACCGCTGTAAGAAGGTCTAATGGTGAAATAGTATATAAAGTTAAAGAGTTAAGTAAAAATAATAAATTTTTATCTAAAATACCTTTTATAAGAGGTGGTTTTATTTTAATTGAAAGCTTATTTGTCGGTATAAAAGAACTTACTTTTTCTGCAAATCAATTTGAAGAAGAAGAAGAAGATTTATCTGATTTTCAGCTTGCTTTAACTGTTTTTGTTTCAATGAGTTTAGGTGTAGGTTTATTTATTCTTTTACCTTCATTTATTAGTAATTTCATTTTTCAAAATAGTTTATCCTCTGCAAATATTTTAGAGGCAATTTTAAGAATGATATTTTTTATTGTATATATAAAATTAATATCTTTTTCAAAAGATATTAAAAGAGTGTTTCAATATCATGGTGCAGAACATAAATCTATTTATACTTTTGAAAATAATGAAAAATTAACAAAAGAAAATGCAAAAAAATATACAACTTTACATCCTAGATGTGGAACATCATTTTTATTAATAGTAATGATAATAAGTATTATTATATATTCGCTCGTAGATATATTTTTACCTACTCCGGATACACTACTTATGAAACAAGTAATGAAATTATCTACTAGAATATTACTTTTACCTTTTGTAGCTGGAGCTTCTTATGAATTTCAAAAATATACAAGTAGACATTTAAAAAATCCAATTATACGATTACTTGCTGCTCCAGGATTAAAATTACAAAATATTACTACAAAAGAACCTGATTTTGACCAACTAGAAGTTGGTGTCGTTGCTTTAAGAGCAGCTCTTGGGGAAACTATTGAAAATGCTAAAGATATAACAGAGGAGGAACTACAATAA
- the prfA gene encoding peptide chain release factor 1, producing the protein MFNKLEEVVKRSEELTALLGTQEVASDPKKMMEYNKALSSMSEIVEKYKEYKKIKSDYESLKNDLHSEKDPDMKEMIHEEVKELEAKIPELEQQLKILLLPKDPNDDKNVIIEIRGGAGGDEAALFAADLFRMFTRYAERQKWKVEIIDKSEIGVGGLKEIIFSINGKGAYSKLKFESGVHRVQRVPETESQGRVHTSTVTVAVLPEVEDVGEVEINQSDLKIDTYRASGAGGQHVNMTDSAVRITHLPTGIVVSCQDGRSQLKNREQAMKVLATKLYEIELEKQRSAVDSARKLQVGTGARSEKIRTYNFPQGRVTDHRIKLTLHKLDAILDGDLNELIDALITYDQSEQLQNLGEE; encoded by the coding sequence ATGTTTAATAAACTAGAAGAAGTTGTAAAAAGAAGCGAAGAGCTTACTGCATTATTAGGAACGCAAGAAGTAGCTAGTGATCCAAAAAAAATGATGGAATATAACAAGGCTCTTTCAAGTATGAGTGAAATTGTAGAAAAATATAAAGAATATAAAAAAATAAAATCTGATTATGAAAGTCTTAAAAATGATCTTCATTCTGAAAAAGATCCTGATATGAAAGAAATGATACATGAAGAAGTAAAAGAATTAGAAGCTAAAATCCCAGAATTAGAACAACAATTAAAAATCTTATTACTTCCAAAAGATCCTAATGATGATAAAAATGTTATCATTGAAATAAGAGGTGGAGCTGGTGGAGATGAAGCAGCTTTATTTGCAGCAGATTTATTTAGAATGTTTACAAGATATGCTGAAAGACAAAAATGGAAAGTTGAAATAATAGATAAAAGCGAAATTGGTGTTGGTGGATTAAAAGAAATCATATTCTCTATAAATGGTAAAGGTGCTTACTCAAAATTAAAATTCGAATCTGGAGTTCACAGAGTGCAAAGAGTTCCAGAAACTGAATCTCAGGGTAGAGTACATACCTCTACAGTTACAGTAGCAGTTTTACCAGAAGTAGAAGATGTTGGAGAAGTTGAAATAAATCAAAGTGACCTTAAAATAGATACATATAGAGCAAGTGGTGCTGGAGGACAACATGTAAATATGACAGATTCAGCTGTTAGAATTACACATCTTCCTACTGGAATTGTAGTATCATGTCAAGATGGTAGATCACAATTAAAAAATAGAGAACAAGCTATGAAAGTACTTGCTACAAAACTTTATGAAATAGAACTTGAAAAACAAAGAAGTGCTGTTGATAGTGCTAGAAAACTACAAGTTGGTACAGGTGCTAGATCAGAAAAAATAAGAACATATAATTTTCCACAGGGTAGAGTTACTGATCATAGAATAAAATTAACTCTTCACAAATTAGATGCTATTCTTGACGGTGATTTAAACGAATTAATAGATGCATTAATTACTTATGATCAATCTGAGCAATTACAAAATTTAGGTGAAGAATAA
- the prmC gene encoding peptide chain release factor N(5)-glutamine methyltransferase, protein MNKLIDILNFSTEYLTKKNISNPRLNAEKIISEVLGLDRIMLYVHFERPINTQEKEKIKSFLKKISMDNHSKNLEKKETLNSEIFLNTQSNKKFKEQNSFIFNESIEYLKKYDIKNAKLEVELIFSHILKINRMLLSLNFNKKISKENLDKIKILLKKRAKEKIPIQYLLGFEEFYGYKFIVNKNVLIPRPETELLVEECINLLKDITEPKILDIGCGSGAISITLAKELPNSKVIGIDISKEALIVAEENCILNNCENLKFIKSNIFENIKYKSFDLIVSNPPYIPNYEYKELQPEVKLHEPKLALVAENNGYYFYDKISSEARTHLKNGGLLAFEMGYNQSEKIKSFLKRDKYKNIKIKNDYNNIPRMIFAKKGEI, encoded by the coding sequence ATGAATAAACTTATCGATATATTAAATTTTTCTACAGAATATTTAACTAAAAAAAATATTTCAAATCCTAGACTAAATGCCGAAAAAATTATTTCTGAAGTTTTAGGATTAGATAGAATTATGCTATATGTACATTTTGAAAGACCTATAAATACTCAAGAAAAAGAAAAAATAAAATCTTTTTTAAAAAAAATTAGTATGGATAATCATTCTAAAAATTTAGAAAAAAAAGAAACTTTAAACTCTGAAATCTTTTTAAACACTCAATCTAATAAAAAATTTAAAGAACAAAACAGCTTTATTTTTAATGAAAGTATTGAATATCTAAAAAAATATGATATTAAAAATGCTAAACTAGAAGTTGAACTTATTTTTTCTCATATTCTAAAAATAAACAGAATGTTATTATCTTTAAATTTTAATAAAAAAATTTCTAAAGAAAATTTAGACAAAATAAAAATTTTATTAAAAAAACGTGCTAAAGAAAAAATTCCAATACAATATTTATTAGGATTTGAAGAATTTTATGGCTATAAATTCATTGTAAATAAAAATGTTTTAATTCCTAGGCCAGAAACTGAATTATTAGTAGAAGAATGTATTAATCTTTTAAAAGATATAACAGAACCTAAAATTCTTGATATTGGATGTGGTAGTGGTGCTATATCTATTACTCTTGCAAAAGAATTACCAAACTCTAAAGTGATTGGTATTGATATTAGTAAAGAAGCATTAATAGTAGCTGAAGAAAATTGTATATTAAATAATTGTGAAAATTTAAAATTTATAAAATCCAATATTTTTGAAAATATTAAATATAAAAGTTTTGATTTAATAGTTTCAAATCCTCCTTATATCCCTAATTATGAGTATAAAGAATTGCAACCCGAGGTGAAATTACATGAACCAAAACTAGCTCTTGTTGCTGAAAATAATGGATATTATTTTTATGATAAAATATCTAGTGAAGCAAGAACTCATCTAAAAAATGGTGGTCTTTTAGCATTTGAAATGGGGTATAATCAAAGTGAGAAAATAAAATCTTTTTTAAAAAGAGATAAATATAAAAATATTAAAATAAAAAATGATTATAATAATATACCTAGAATGATATTTGCAAAAAAAGGAGAAATTTAA
- the queA gene encoding tRNA preQ1(34) S-adenosylmethionine ribosyltransferase-isomerase QueA, with translation MNIKDFDYHLPEELIAQKPINPRDNSKLMIVDKRNKLIEHKIFKDIIDYLNPGDVLVRNSTKVIPARLIGKKETGGVLELFLLKRIDLNKWEVLLKPAKKLKLGQKLYIGKLNELVATLLEIKEDGNRIVEFKYNGIFEEILDKLGEMPLPPYIKEKLEEQDRYQTVYAQKGESVAAPTAGLHFTEELLKKIEDKGIEVVDIYLEVGLGTFRPVQTDNILEHKMHSEFFEIPEKSANIINKAKSEGRRIIAVGTTSVRTLESSVDENGKIISQKNNTEIFIYPGYKFKIVDALITNFHLPKSTLLMLVSAFSNKDFMMRTYKNAVENKYRFFSFGDAMFIK, from the coding sequence ATGAATATAAAAGATTTTGACTATCATCTACCAGAAGAATTAATAGCGCAAAAGCCTATTAATCCAAGAGATAATTCAAAGCTTATGATAGTAGATAAAAGAAATAAATTGATTGAACATAAAATTTTTAAAGATATTATTGATTATCTTAATCCAGGGGACGTATTAGTTAGAAATTCTACAAAAGTTATCCCTGCTAGACTCATTGGAAAAAAAGAAACTGGTGGTGTTTTAGAACTTTTTTTATTAAAAAGAATTGATTTAAATAAATGGGAAGTTCTTTTAAAACCTGCTAAAAAACTAAAACTTGGACAGAAATTATATATTGGTAAATTAAATGAATTAGTAGCTACTTTACTTGAAATAAAAGAAGACGGTAATAGGATAGTAGAATTTAAATATAATGGAATATTTGAAGAAATTTTAGATAAATTAGGTGAAATGCCTCTTCCACCTTATATAAAAGAAAAATTAGAAGAGCAGGATAGATACCAAACTGTTTATGCTCAAAAAGGAGAATCAGTAGCTGCTCCAACAGCTGGTCTTCATTTTACAGAAGAATTATTAAAAAAAATAGAGGATAAAGGAATTGAAGTAGTAGATATATATTTAGAGGTAGGTTTAGGAACTTTTAGACCCGTACAAACTGATAATATATTAGAACATAAAATGCATAGTGAATTTTTCGAAATTCCAGAAAAATCCGCTAATATTATAAATAAAGCTAAATCTGAAGGTAGACGAATTATTGCTGTTGGTACAACAAGTGTACGAACTTTAGAATCTTCTGTAGATGAAAATGGTAAAATTATTTCTCAAAAAAATAATACAGAAATCTTTATTTATCCAGGATACAAATTTAAAATAGTAGATGCTTTAATTACAAATTTTCATTTACCAAAATCTACTCTTCTTATGCTAGTATCAGCTTTTTCAAATAAAGATTTTATGATGAGAACTTATAAAAACGCTGTTGAAAATAAATATCGTTTTTTTAGCTTTGGAGATGCTATGTTTATTAAATAG
- the rsmD gene encoding 16S rRNA (guanine(966)-N(2))-methyltransferase RsmD translates to MRIVAGIAKNRKLKTRKGHDTRPTLEKIKESLFSIIFPYVENSNFLDLYSGTGNIALEAISRGAKRAIMIEKDPEALKIIIENVNNLGFENKCRAYKNDVFRAIDILGKKNEKFDIIFMDPPYHDEICEKVIKRVLKNELLKEDGIIIAEHFIAEKMPDSIGELNKIDERNYSKKVLTFYSR, encoded by the coding sequence ATGAGAATTGTTGCAGGAATTGCTAAAAATAGAAAATTAAAAACTAGAAAAGGTCATGATACAAGACCTACTCTCGAAAAAATAAAAGAATCTTTGTTTTCTATAATATTTCCATATGTGGAAAACAGTAATTTTTTAGATTTATATAGCGGTACAGGAAATATAGCTTTAGAAGCAATAAGTCGAGGTGCTAAAAGAGCTATAATGATAGAAAAAGACCCTGAAGCATTAAAAATAATTATTGAAAATGTAAATAATTTAGGCTTTGAAAACAAATGTAGAGCATATAAAAATGATGTTTTTAGAGCTATTGATATATTGGGTAAAAAAAATGAAAAATTTGATATAATATTTATGGACCCTCCTTATCATGATGAAATATGTGAAAAAGTAATAAAAAGAGTTTTAAAAAATGAACTTTTAAAAGAAGATGGCATAATAATTGCTGAACATTTTATTGCTGAAAAAATGCCAGATTCTATTGGTGAATTGAATAAAATTGATGAAAGAAATTATTCTAAAAAAGTATTAACTTTTTATAGTAGATAA
- the xseB gene encoding exodeoxyribonuclease VII small subunit: MARGKSFEDNLKEIDNLINEIENNENLSLDESIKKYEKAMKLIQNCSQILEKSEGKVLKIKEENGKLIFSEFKKGE; the protein is encoded by the coding sequence TTGGCACGTGGTAAAAGTTTTGAAGATAACTTAAAAGAAATAGACAATCTAATAAATGAAATTGAAAACAATGAAAATCTTTCTCTAGATGAATCAATTAAAAAATATGAAAAAGCTATGAAGTTAATACAAAACTGTAGCCAAATACTAGAAAAATCAGAAGGAAAAGTCCTAAAAATTAAAGAAGAGAACGGAAAATTGATTTTTAGTGAATTTAAAAAGGGGGAATAA
- a CDS encoding polyprenyl synthetase family protein has protein sequence MSTNLKTKFEYYKNLTNTNLENFFNELNYPQIISSGMKYSVLNGGKRLRPFLLLATLEMLNIDIKKGIPSACAIELIHSYSLVHDDLPALDNDDLRRGKLTTHKKYGEANGILIGDALLTHAFYLLSEKNLNILSADKIVKIISLTSKYAGINGMIGGQTIDIESENKQIDLPTLQYIHTHKTGKMILLPIEIAIIIANLDDVKSNVLKEYAEIIGLTFQIKDDILDIEGEIDKIGKPIGSDLELNKSTYPSIFGLEKTKEILQEKTKEAKELLLNTFGETSKILIELADFIANRDN, from the coding sequence ATGTCTACTAATCTTAAAACTAAATTTGAATATTATAAAAATTTAACTAATACTAATCTTGAAAATTTTTTTAATGAATTAAATTATCCACAAATTATTTCATCAGGAATGAAATATTCTGTATTGAATGGTGGAAAAAGACTTAGACCTTTTTTACTTTTAGCTACTCTTGAAATGTTAAATATTGATATAAAAAAAGGTATTCCTAGTGCTTGTGCAATAGAGCTTATACATTCATATTCTTTAGTTCATGATGATTTACCTGCACTAGATAATGATGATCTTAGAAGAGGAAAACTGACTACTCATAAAAAATACGGAGAAGCAAATGGAATTTTAATTGGTGATGCTCTTCTTACCCATGCTTTTTATCTTTTATCTGAAAAGAATTTAAATATTTTGTCAGCAGATAAAATTGTAAAAATAATCTCATTAACTTCAAAATATGCTGGAATTAACGGTATGATAGGTGGCCAAACCATTGATATCGAATCAGAAAACAAACAAATAGATCTTCCTACTTTGCAATATATTCATACACATAAAACAGGAAAAATGATATTATTGCCTATTGAAATAGCTATAATTATTGCTAATTTAGATGATGTAAAATCTAATGTATTAAAAGAATATGCTGAAATAATAGGCTTAACTTTTCAAATAAAAGATGATATTTTAGATATTGAAGGAGAAATTGATAAAATAGGAAAACCTATCGGTAGTGATTTAGAGCTAAATAAATCTACTTATCCGTCTATTTTTGGACTTGAGAAAACTAAAGAAATTTTACAAGAAAAAACTAAAGAAGCTAAAGAGCTTTTATTAAATACTTTTGGAGAAACTTCTAAAATTTTAATTGAATTAGCTGATTTTATTGCAAATCGTGATAACTAG
- the hydF gene encoding [FeFe] hydrogenase H-cluster maturation GTPase HydF has protein sequence MSNLNKTPTANRLHIAIFGKRNMGKSTLINALTNQNIAIVSDFAGTTTDPVSKAMEILPIGPCVIIDTAGIDDVGELGNLRIQKSIDVIKKTDIALLVIDYNGFNNFDYKIMELLKENNTKFIVVVNKTDIQSISNEFKTDLNNYKYIELSAKNKTKINELKELIIKHSPKSFEQPSILGDLISPGDDIILVIPIDTGMPKGRLILPQVQTIRDILDNDGIIHISKERELRWTLENLKKKPKLVITDSQEFAKVSADTPDDILLTSFSILFARYKGDLFELVKGAKVLKNLKPNDKVLIAEACTHHAQPDDIGKVKIPRWIKQNIEPEIEFDFCSGRDYPNNLTNYKLVIHCGGCTLNRKEMLNRIEASTKNGVPIINYGLCIATIHGILDRALKPFEEVYLEWLDSE, from the coding sequence ATGTCAAATCTAAACAAAACTCCTACGGCGAATAGATTGCATATAGCAATATTTGGTAAAAGAAATATGGGAAAATCTACTCTTATTAATGCTCTTACTAATCAAAATATCGCTATTGTATCTGATTTTGCTGGGACAACTACGGATCCTGTTTCTAAAGCAATGGAAATATTACCTATTGGTCCTTGTGTTATTATAGATACTGCTGGTATTGATGATGTAGGAGAACTCGGAAATCTTAGAATACAAAAGTCTATCGATGTAATTAAAAAAACAGATATAGCGTTGTTAGTAATAGATTATAATGGCTTTAATAATTTTGATTATAAAATAATGGAACTTTTAAAAGAGAATAATACAAAATTTATTGTAGTTGTAAATAAAACAGATATTCAATCTATAAGTAATGAATTTAAAACCGATTTAAATAATTATAAATATATCGAATTATCTGCAAAAAATAAAACTAAAATTAATGAACTAAAAGAACTTATTATAAAACACTCACCTAAAAGTTTTGAACAACCTTCAATTTTAGGAGATCTTATTTCTCCTGGTGATGATATTATTCTTGTGATTCCTATTGATACAGGTATGCCTAAAGGTAGGCTTATTTTACCTCAAGTTCAAACAATAAGAGATATTTTAGATAATGATGGGATAATTCATATAAGTAAAGAACGTGAGCTTCGTTGGACTTTAGAAAATCTTAAAAAAAAGCCAAAATTAGTAATAACCGACTCACAAGAATTTGCTAAAGTTAGTGCGGATACTCCTGACGATATATTACTTACTTCATTTTCTATACTTTTCGCTAGGTACAAAGGAGATCTTTTTGAATTAGTAAAAGGAGCTAAAGTACTTAAAAATCTTAAACCAAATGATAAAGTTCTTATTGCAGAAGCTTGTACTCACCATGCTCAACCTGATGACATTGGAAAAGTTAAAATTCCTCGTTGGATAAAACAAAATATAGAGCCTGAAATAGAATTTGATTTTTGTTCTGGAAGAGATTATCCAAATAATTTAACAAACTATAAATTAGTTATTCATTGTGGTGGGTGTACTTTAAATAGAAAAGAGATGCTTAATAGAATAGAAGCTTCTACAAAAAATGGAGTTCCTATAATAAATTATGGTCTATGCATTGCTACTATTCATGGAATACTTGATAGAGCATTAAAACCATTTGAAGAAGTTTATCTTGAATGGCTTGATTCAGAATAA